One genomic window of Stigmatopora nigra isolate UIUO_SnigA chromosome 13, RoL_Snig_1.1, whole genome shotgun sequence includes the following:
- the LOC144206373 gene encoding uncharacterized protein LOC144206373 — protein MRERDFMPNMERGKPATYTGDKKAKMAAKTNKKWVRLATVFAYVLSVSLAAIILAIYYSLIWKPTSTSSSASAGKPGTTTTEGVTDSPGNVTGWNSTQSPVNQTARLDSSPNARLFQWDHTEESDDMADGLYASPRTGSVDGEMEEEREEEATLELGDGAEREPDRGASEAKPRAG, from the coding sequence ATGAGAGAGCGGGACTTCATGCCCAATATGGAGAGGGGCAAACCTGCTACTTACACGGGGGACAAAAAGGCTAAGATGGCCGCGAAGACCAATAAGAAGTGGGTGAGACTAGCCACGGTCTTTGCCTACgtattgtccgtctccttagcGGCCATCATCCTGGCTATTTACTACAGCCTCATCTGGAAGCCGACCAGCACATCCTCGTCAGCATCCGCCGGGAAACCAGGGACGACGACGACAGAGGGGGTCACGGATTCCCCGGGTAACGTCACCGGGTGGAACTCTACGCAGTCACCCGTCAACCAGACGGCGAGGCTGGACTCGAGTCCGAACGCCCGGTTGTTCCAATGGGATCACACCGAGGAGAGCGACGATATGGCGGATGGACTTTACGCGTCGCCGAGAACCGGGAGCGTGGATGgggagatggaggaggagagggaggaagAGGCGACCCTCGAACTGGGTGATGGAGCGGAACGGGAACCAGATCGGGGGGCTTCTGAAGCCAAACCGAGAGCGGGTTGA